Proteins from one Leptospira fletcheri genomic window:
- the tsaD gene encoding tRNA (adenosine(37)-N6)-threonylcarbamoyltransferase complex transferase subunit TsaD, giving the protein MIGLGIESSCDETSVGIVKDGREILSLKIFSQIDLHKPFRGVVPEIASRSHLEKINVVLSESMEEAGIEFEDLDYVAVTRSPGLTGSLMIGAQLARCIHAVFRTPIVPVCHLQSHFAVLQLEGVEPIFPALGLLLSGGNSAIYRIPEFGRMETVGDTMDDALGEAFDKVAGLLELPYPGGPAIEEEASKYVPEKGEKDLLPPLLRNLEQDRVAFSFSGLKTAVAHLIAKRPELSVPKVCYHFQNTAFELVERNLKRAVSVTGCRRIIAAGGVLANSTLKNRLRKFAEKNSLELFAPAKKILCTDNGAMVATLGYYLFRKGYSTGLEFTVSPVRQETYV; this is encoded by the coding sequence ATGATCGGGCTCGGTATAGAAAGCAGTTGCGACGAAACAAGCGTGGGTATCGTCAAAGACGGGAGGGAGATCTTGTCCCTCAAGATTTTCAGCCAGATCGATCTTCACAAACCTTTTCGCGGAGTTGTACCGGAAATCGCGTCCCGCTCCCATCTGGAAAAAATCAATGTAGTGCTCTCCGAGTCGATGGAGGAAGCGGGCATAGAATTTGAGGATCTGGATTACGTGGCGGTCACTCGCTCTCCCGGACTAACCGGTTCTTTGATGATCGGGGCGCAGCTAGCCAGATGCATCCATGCGGTTTTTCGGACTCCGATCGTTCCGGTTTGTCATTTGCAATCACACTTCGCGGTTTTACAGTTGGAAGGAGTGGAACCGATTTTTCCTGCCCTCGGCCTATTATTGTCCGGGGGAAATTCCGCAATCTACCGGATTCCCGAGTTCGGAAGGATGGAAACCGTAGGGGATACCATGGATGATGCCTTAGGAGAAGCCTTCGATAAGGTGGCCGGATTGCTGGAATTGCCATATCCGGGCGGACCCGCAATCGAAGAAGAAGCATCCAAATACGTTCCTGAGAAGGGTGAAAAGGATTTACTTCCCCCCTTGTTACGGAATCTGGAACAGGATCGCGTAGCCTTTTCCTTTTCCGGGTTAAAGACCGCCGTGGCTCATTTGATTGCGAAACGCCCCGAACTTTCCGTTCCGAAGGTTTGCTATCATTTTCAGAATACAGCCTTCGAGCTGGTGGAAAGAAATCTGAAAAGAGCCGTTTCCGTGACCGGATGCAGGAGAATCATCGCTGCGGGAGGAGTTTTGGCGAATTCCACTCTAAAAAACAGACTTCGGAAGTTCGCGGAAAAAAATTCTCTGGAATTATTTGCCCCCGCTAAAAAGATCCTTTGCACGGACAACGGAGCTATGGTTGCAACTCTGGGTTATTATTTATTTCGGAAAGGATATTCCACAGGTTTGGAATTTACGGTCAGTCCAGTGAGACAGGAGACGTATGTATGA